CACTCAGGGGAGCGGGAAGCCGACGTCGCTTGCGACCGACCATCCCCTCGTGGTGATCGAGGGGACGGACGGTCCGGGCTGGGTCTGGGACGCGACCGCATCGGCAACGCAGTCTTCGACGGCGACGATCCCGATCGCCACCGACTCCCTCGAGCTTGCTCGGGTCAACGACGACGTGACCGAGTGCGCGGCCCCGTGAGCGGCTGACCCGCGTGGCCGCCCGACCTCAGCGCGTCCCGAGCCTTTGGCGGGCCGTGCGGCCTCGGGAGGCGACCGGCACCGCGCCGACCATCTTCGCCAGGCCCACGGCCGCGCCGTTGCCGTAGAAGGTCTCGATCCGGTCCACCGGCACCGCGTAGGTCTCGTGCCAGATCCCGACCGCGCCGGGGTGCTTGCGGGCCGCGACGTTGAACGCCTTCCACGCCGGCAGGTGCGCGAGCGAGCCCATGCGCGCGTACTCGTAGAGATGCTCGGTGCTCTTCCAGTACTGCACCACCCACGGGCCCGATGGGCCGATCATCGCCTCGGCGCCGAGGAAGCCCAGGTCCTTGCCCTCGCCGCGCTCATGGGCGGCCTTCGCCCGGCCGAGCTCGGCGAGCATCCGCGGCATCGCGGTGAAGACCGGACCCCACAGATCGGGCCGCCACGGCTTGCGCACGGTCATGCCGATCTGAAAGACGACCAGCTCGTCGAGCCCGTCGAGCGGGGCGTGGGTGAGGTTCGGGGGCCGACGGGCAGAGTCAGCGGCGGAGCCGGACGAGGCGTCGCGGGACGAGGCGTCGAGGGGGTCCTGCGGGGTCGCGTCGTGGAGCATGACGTGTGCCTCCCGGCTGATGGTGACTTCCAAACTGGAAAGTGTTACTTTCCAACAGTGGATGCGGGCTGCCGGGCCGTCAAGGGGGACGGTGTCACGGTCTGTGGCATCGTCGGCATGGCGCGAGGGGATACCCCGCCCTGGCTGGGTGGCGCACGGGGCGCGACGCGGAGGACACGATGGCCGACGTCGCGGGATATCGTGCGAGGGCGCGGTCCCGGATCGGGACCGCGAGGCACGAGCAGGACCACGGTGAGGAGCGCGGCGCTATGAGGATCTCCGAGCTCTCCGCGCGCACGGACGTCGCCGTCGGCACGATCAAGTACTACCTGCGTGAGGGTCTCGTGCCGCCGGGGCGCTCCACCTCGCGCACCACCGCCGAGTACGACGAGACGCACGTGGAGCGGATCCGCC
This genomic interval from Brachybacterium aquaticum contains the following:
- a CDS encoding DUF4188 domain-containing protein encodes the protein MEVTISREAHVMLHDATPQDPLDASSRDASSGSAADSARRPPNLTHAPLDGLDELVVFQIGMTVRKPWRPDLWGPVFTAMPRMLAELGRAKAAHERGEGKDLGFLGAEAMIGPSGPWVVQYWKSTEHLYEYARMGSLAHLPAWKAFNVAARKHPGAVGIWHETYAVPVDRIETFYGNGAAVGLAKMVGAVPVASRGRTARQRLGTR